The following nucleotide sequence is from Dyella sp. BiH032.
CGGGGCACACCGTGGCGTTGCGCATAGTCCTTCGCCTTCGCGCCATCGCGGCGCATCACCGCCACCAGCGACGAATGCGGCGCCTTCTGGAAGCCGGGGCCGCTTTTCACTTCGGTCACGTTGCCGCAGCCGATGATGCCCCAACGGATCTGGTGCGCTTCGCCGCTCATCGGATCTCGAACTCCTTGTTGATGAATTGCTGGTGCCAGGCGTGGTACTGGTCGACTTCCGGATGGCGCGCGCGCTCGGCGATATGGATTTCCAGCGCGGCGCGCACGTCCGGGGCAAGCGTGGCGAGATAACCCGGCGTGTACTCACGGTGGTCGAGCACGCCGAAGTGACAGGTCGGCGCATGCCGCGCCGAATGAAAACCGAGGTGGATGGTGATGCGTCGCTCCGCCAGCACGCCGGCATAGCCTCGGTGCACCGCGTAGTTGTTGTAGAACACCGCCTGGCCCGGCCGCAGCACCAGCTGCACGCCGTTGGCCAGTTCCGGTTGCGCGTCGACCGGCGCGATGCGCGGATCGGCGCCGAAGATCCGGCGCTCGGCCTCATCGTAGGGGCGCCGATGGCTGCCGGGCACGATCCACAGGCAGGGATCCGGCGTCAGCGGGATGTTCACCTGCACGTAGTTGTAGCGATAGTCGTCGCTGAACCAGCGCGGATCGATCTGTTCGTCGGGCACCTGCATCAGGTCGCGATGCCAGCCCTGGCGGTAGTCCACGCCCGCGTCCGCGTAGAACAGCGAGGCGCCGTCGATCACGATGTCCTCGCCCAGCAGATCCGCAGCAATCGCGCGCAGCGAGGGCTGGCAGATCACATCCTGGATGGCGCGCACATCCTTGCCCGGTTGCAGGAACTGCAGGTTCATCATGCGGCCTCGCTCGCCGCGCTCGGCACGCGCCCGCTCGACACCGGTCACATAGCGCGCCACGTCGTCCGCGCCGAGCGCGTCGCAGATCACGTAACCCTGGGTACGGAACTGTTCGCGCTCCGCCGCGGTAAGCATGCCGCGCACTCCTCGATGCTCGCCGGCGCCCGCGGCGCCTTCAGGCGGGCGATTCTGGGCGCCGCTTTCCGGGTGGTCAAATCCGGCGCGGTCAGCCGCGGTCGGGACGAAGCAGCAGGCGCAGGTCGCTGCCCAGCATGCGCTGGTCGACCGTGCGCAGGTTCCAGCGCGCACCCATGTCCTGCAGCAGCGGCAGGTGCAGCAGTGGCCGCGCGGCATCGCCGAGCAGCAGCGGCGCCACGTAGAGCAGCAGTTCGTCCGCCAGCCCGGCCGCCAGCAGCGCGCCGCACAAGGTGGGGCCGGCTTCCACGTGCAATTCGTTGCAGCCGCGCTCGGCCAGCAAGGCCAGTGCCTGGCGCAGGTCGAGCCTGCCATCCGACACGTCCAGTGCCGCGCGCTGCACGCGCTCGAGATGGGTGGGAACGACGGCACCGGCCGCATGCAGCAGCAACGTGGGCACGCTGCCGTCCAGCACGTGGCTCCCCGCCGGCGTCCGCAGGGCGCGGTCAAGCACGACGCGCAGCGGCGGCGCGAACGCTTCGTTGGCGGGCAGGCGCACGGTCAACCGCGGATCGTCCGCCAGCACCGTGCCGCTACCGGTGAGGATGGCCGAGCTGCGCGCGCGCCAGCGCTGCACGTCGGCGCGCGCGGCTTCGCCCGTGATCCACTTCGACTCCCCGTTCGCCAGCGCGGTGCGTCCGTCCAGGCTCATCGCCAGCTTCACGCGCACCCAGGGGCGACCGCGTTCGATGCGACTGAAGAAGCCCACGTTGAGCGTACGCGCGGCCTCGCGCATCAGCCCTGTGTCGACGGCGATGCCAGCGGCGCGCAGCTTGCCGATACCGCGACCGTCCACCTGGGGAAAGGGATCTTCCGCGGCGATCACCACACGTGCAATGCCGGCGGCGATCAGCGCATCGGCGCATGGCGGCGTACGCCCATGGTGCGCGCACGGTTCCAGGGTGACGTAGGCGGTGGCGCCGCGGGCCCGCTCCCCGGCCGCGCGCAGGGCGAACACTTCGGCATGCGGCTCGCCCGCGCGTGGATGGAAGCCCTCGCCGACGACTTCTTCGCCATGCGCGATCACGCACCCGACGCGCGGGTTCGGCTGGGTGGTGAACAGCCCACGCTCGGCCAGGCGCAACGCGCGCGCCATCAGAAGGTGATCGAGAGCTGCGAAAGCGGGGCTGGACATCGACGTCCCCTTGGGAGTGGGACGGCAGAGTTTAGGGGAACGGCGCTCAGCGCCGCTCGTAGCGGCCGATCACGCCCTGCCCCAGGTTGGCGCTCAGCCGCCCCGGCCCCATCACCTCCAGCTCCATGCGCCGAAAGGCCGCCGATGCGGCGCGGCGATCCACGGCGGTATCCGTGTCGATCAGGAACAGGCGGCGCCCGGCCTCTTCGTTCGCGAACCATTGCACGGGGGCGTCCGGGCGGGAGCTACCCACGCCGACGCGGCGGACGGCCGGCATGCCGGTTCGTACAAAACGCGCGCGGCCGCCTTGGTCCACGGGAAGCGAGGTGCGCTGGCCGTCCGCGTACTCGACCCAGATCGACGCGCCTTCCGGCGCATGGCCCAGCGCCACGACGACGGTGTCGCCCTGCGCGCCCTCGTCGGGATCCGTGGGGGGAACCGGCTGGAGGCTCTCCGGGCTGCTGCTGCCGTCGACCGACACGCGCTTGAGCAACCGCAGGCCCGATTCGCCGGCCCGGGCCGTTTCCAGCACCACTTGCCGGTCGCTACGGCGCCAGCAGCCCTGGGCGCGGGCATCCGAGGCGCCATACGCCAGCAGGTATTCGAAACGGCCATCGGCGCGCAGCAGCAGTTCGGAGCCGACGTCATCGCCGTCGAGGTAATAGTGGCCGGCCAGTGCGGGATCGGCGGGGCCGCATCGCACGACGCCGGCGGCGGGTGCGTTGGCTGCCATGACGGTACCCAGCAGGAGCGCGCCGAACGAGAGTTTCGCCGCGGCCGCGGTCTTGGACCCGAATGCCTGGTGTCGCATGTGTTCCTCCTTGAATCGCGCCGCGGGCGACCCTGCCCGCGCTCATCCGTTATTTCTTGCGCCTGGCGCCGCCCTCGCCGAGCAGCGACAGCTGCAGGTTTTCCAGGCCGGGAAGATCGCGCTCGAGCTTCTCGATTTCCTCGCGGAACGCCTGCACGTCTTCGAACTTACGGTACACGGAGGCAAACCGCACATACGCGACCTGGTCGAGCTTCTTGAGCTCGCGCATCACCAGCTCGCCCACCTGCCGGGAGGGTATTTCGCGCTCCCCGCTCTTGCGCAAGTCGTTGACGATGGTGCGCACCGCCACGTCCACCGCGTCGCTCGCCACCGGACGCTTCTGCAGCGCGCGCTCGAAGCTCACGCGCAGCTTGCGCTCGTCGAAGCTCTCGCGCCGCTCGCCGCTCTTGACGATGGCCGGCAGTTTCAGCTCCGCGGTTTCGAAGGTATTGAAGCGCTCGCCGCATTGTGGGCATTCGCGCCGCCGACGCACCGTGGTGCCGTCGTCGGCCAGACGCGAATCGATCACGCGGGTGTCTTCATGCTGACAAAAAGGGCAATGCATGGGGCGCCATTAGACGTTCAGTCGGGCCGCACTACAACCCGGCGCCAATCGGGGGCTTGCCGCGGAGACTGCTTCCGAGGGCGAAAAAGGCCGCGAAGTGCAAAGGGGAATGGCCGCGCGGGGGGCGATCCATGTGAAGGCAGCGCCAAGCCTGGTGTGCTGCCGGCCCACCTGGGGCCGGCGTGCATGGCGCGGGCGTCCGCCGAAGAAACGCCCGCGCGATAGGGGCGATCAGCCGTAAACCGGGAACTTCCGGCACTGCGCCGTGACCTGGTCCCGCACGCGGGCGATCACCGCCTCGTCGTTCGGCGCGTCCAGCACGTCGCAGATCCAGCCGGCCAGCTCCACCACGTCCGCTTCCTGATAGCCGCGGGTGGTGACAGCCGGGGTGCCGATGCGCAGGCCGGAGGTGACGAAGGGCTTGCGCGGGTCGTTCGGCACGGCATTCTTGTTGACCGTGATGTGGGCCTTGCCCAGCGCCTCTTCGGCGTCCTTGCCGGTGACCTCGCGACCGATCAGGTCCACCAGCATCAGGTGATTCTCGGTGCCGCCGGAAACGATCTTGTAGCCGCGCTCGATGAAGGTCTTGGCCATGGCCTGAGCGTTCTTCACCACCTGCTGCTGGTAGGTCTTGAAGGACGGATCCAGCGCCTCCTTGAAGGCCACCGCCTTGGCGGCGATCACGTGCATCAGCGGGCCGCCCTGGATGCCGGGGAACACGATCGACTGCAGCTTCTTCTCGATCTCCTCACCGGCATCCTTGGCGAGGATGATGCCGCCGCGCGGGCCACGCAGGGTCTTGTGGGTGGTCGAGGTGACCACGTGCGCGTGCGGCAGCGGGCTGGGATACACGCCCGCGGCGATCAGGCCGGCGACGTGGGCCATGTCCACGAACAGGTAGGCGCCGACCTTGTCGGCGATGGCGCGGAAACGCGCCCAGTCCATCACCTGCGAGTAGGCGCTGAAGCCGGCCACGATCATCTTCGGCTTGTGCTCCAGGGCCAGGCGCTCGACTTCGTCGTAGTCGATCAGGCCCTGGTCGTTCACGCCGTACTGCACCGCGTTGAGGATCTTGCCGGAAAGGTTGACCTTGGCGCCGTGGGTCAGGTGGCCGCCGTGGGCCAGGCTCATGCCCAGGATGGTGTCGCCCGGATTGAGCAGCGCGAAGTACACCGCCTGGTTGGCCTGCGAGCCGGAATGCGGCTGCACGTTGGCGTAGGTGGCGCCGAACAGTTCCTTCAGGCGGTCGATGGCGAGGCGCTCGGCCACATCCACATATTCGCAGCCGCCGTAGTAGCGCTTGCCCGGATAACCCTCGGCGTACTTGTTGGTCAGGACGCTGCCCTGCGCTTCGAGCACGCGCGGGCTGGCGTAGTTCTCGGAGGCGATCAGCTCGACGTGGTCTTCCTGCCGGCGCGCCTCGTCGGCCATGGCCTTGGCCAGCTCATCGTCGAAGCCGGCGATCGTCTCGTTCTTGGCAAACATCCTGACCTCTGCGGGTGGCGGCGGGGGGAAGAAGCCCGAAATTGTAGCGCCCAGGGGGCATGGGGAGCCACCGCCGGACGGCCCGGAAAACCGCATACCGGCGCGTATCGGCCGCCCCTTCGCCCGCCGGACGGACGGCCGGAAAGGCCCGGAACGGCCGCCTCAGCGAGCACCGGGGCGACCGGCCCGCTTGGTCGCCGAGACGAGCACGTAGCTGATGATCATCAGCAGAAGCCAGGAGCCCAGCTTGCTCAACGGCACCACGCTCCAGCCGGCGCGCTGCGCCGGATAGCGCCACGCGGCGGCGAAGGTCCCCACGTTCTCGGCCAGCCAGATGAACAGAGCGACCAGCACGAAACCCAGCAGCAGCGGCATGCGCCGGTGTTCGTGGCGGATGCGGAAGAAAATCCAGGTGCAGCCGAATAACGCGGCGACCGCGGCAAACAGCAGCCAGCGCATGTCCGGCAGGAAGTGATGGGCGAAGAAGTTCACGTAGATCGCCAGCGCCAGCCATGCCGTGGCAACGAACGACGGGTGCCGCGTGAAGCGGAAATCGAACAACCGCCAGGCCCGAGCGATATAGCTGCCCACCGAGGCGTACATGAAACCGGTGAACAGCGGCACGCCGCCGATGCGCAGCACCGAGGCCTCCGGGTACTCCCACGAGCCCATCGCGGTCTTGAAGACCTCCATCGCCGTGCCGGTCAGGTGGAAGACCAGGATGACCACCGCTTCCTCGCGCGTCTCCAGGCGCAGGCCCACCAGCAGGCATTGCAGTGCGAGCGCTGCGAGTGTGAGGAAGTCGTAGCGCGCCAGCCACGCATCGCCCGGGTAGAACGCCCAGGTCAGCAGCAACAGCGCCAGCATGCAGGCCCCGAACAGGCAGGCCCAGGCCTGCTTGAGGCCGAAGCAGACGAACTCGTGCAGTGCGCGGGCCCAGGCGCCATGCCCTGCCGCCCAGCCGCCGGCCCATGCATCCAGGCGCCACAGCCCGCGCGGCGGCGGAACCGGCGCTGTCGATATCAGCAGATCCATCTCGGCGTTCCCCTCGAGGGCAGGAACGCGCAAGCCTGAAAGCACGGGATGGCCTCTCCGGAGATCCGGCATGGCGAACCCGGGGCACGGCGCGGGCCGTCACCGGGAAGACGCGCCGACCCGCTATAATCCCGGGTTTTCACCCAACACCCTGTGCCCCCGCCAGCCCCTCGGGCCGGCGGCGCGCACGTCTCCGGAGGCTCCATGAGCTCGCAGTACATCTACACCATGAACGGGGTCAGCAAGATCGTTCCCCCGAAGCGCCAGATCATCAAGGACATCTCGCTCAGCTTCTTCCCCGGCGCGAAGATCGGCCTGCTGGGCCTGAACGGCGCGGGCAAGTCCACGGTGCTGCGCATCATGGCCGGCGTGGATACCGATTTTCAGGGCGAGGCGCGCCCGCAGCCTGGCATCAAGGTCGGCTACCTGGCGCAGGAGCCGGAGCTCGATCCGGAGAAGACCGTGCGCGAAGCGGTGGAGGAAGGCGTCTCCGTCGTCCTCGACGCGCAGAAGCGCCTTGAAGAGGTTTACGCTGCCTATGCCGAGGAAGGCGCCGACTTCGACAAGCTGGCGAAAGAGCAGGAGCAACTGGAAAGCATCCTCGCCGTGAACGATGCCCATGCGCTGGAGCGCCAGCTCGAAGTGGCCGCCGACGCGCTGCGCCTGCCGCCGTGGGACGCCAAGATCGGCCCGCTGTCCGGCGGCGAGAAGCGCCGCGTCGCGCTGTGCCGCCTGCTGCTCTCCAAGCCCGACATGCTGCTGCTCGACGAGCCGACCAACCACTTGGACGCCGAGTCGGTGGACTGGCTGGAGCAGTTCCTGCAGAGCTACCCCGGCACCGTCGTGGCGGTCACCCATGACCGCTACTTCCTGGACAACGCCGCCGAGTGGATCCTCGAGCTGGATCGCGGCCGCGGCATCCCGTGGAAGGGCAACTACACCGAGTGGCTGGAGCAGAAGGATGCCCGCCTCAAGCAGGAAGCCCAGCAGGAGAAGTCGCGCCAGAAGGCGATCGAGAAGGAACTGGAGTGGGTGCGTTCGGCCGCCAAGGGCCGCCAGTCCAAGGGCAAGGCGCGCCTCAACCGCTTCGAGGAATTGAATTCGGTCGAGTACCAGCGCCGCAACGAGACGAACGAGATCTTCATTCCGCCGGGCGAGCGCCTGGGCCAGGAAGTGATCGAGTTCAAGAACGTCACCAAGTCGTTCGGCGACCGCGTGCTGATCGAGGACCTGTCGTTCAAGATCCCCCCGGGCGCCATCGTCGGCGTGATCGGCCCGAACGGCGCCGGCAAGTCCACCTTCATGAAGATGATCATGGGCAAGGAGCAGCCTGACTCCGGCGAAGTGAAGCTGGGCCATACGGTGAAGCTGGCCTACGTGGACCAGTCGCGCGACGCGCTCGATGCGAAGAACAACGTGTGGCAGGAAGTGTCCGGCGGTTCGGACATCCTCACCATCGGCAACTTCGAGATCCAGTCGCGCGCCTATATCGGCCGCTTCAACTTCAAGGGCACCGACCAGCAGAAGATCGTCGGCAACCTCTCCGGCGGCGAGCGCGGCCGACTGCACATGGCCAAGACCTTGCTGCAGGGTGGCAACGTGCTGCTGCTCGACGAGCCGTCGAACGACCTGGACGTCGAGACCCTGCGCGCTCTGGAAGATGCGCTGCTCGAATTCCCCGGCTGCGCCGTGGTCATCTCGCATGACCGCTGGTTCCTGGACCGCATCGCCACGCATATCATTGCGTTCGAGGGCAACTCGCACGTCGAGTTCTTCCCCGGCAACTACAACGAGTACGAGGCGGACAAGAAGCGCCGCCTGGGCGACGAAGCCGCCAAGCCGCACCGCGTGAAGTACAAGAAGCTGGCGTAACCGCTCCATGCTCCCTCTCCCTCCGGGGAGAGGGTTGGGATGAAGGACCGGGCGGAGCGATGAAGCAGCAGCAAGCAAGCCACGCCTTACTTTGCAGCGAACCCCCACCTTCAAAAGAAGCACGCTCCAAACAACCAGTCATCGCAAGACCCGCCCCTAACCCTGCCCTCTCCCCGAAGGGGGATGGGTGAAGGGGTGAGGCTAGGGAGTAAAGACATGCACTTCATGCAATCCCTGCAAGCCGCATGGCAGCGCAACCACTCCCTGGTCTGCGTCGGCCTCGACCCCGAGCCGGCGAAATTTCCCGCTCACCTGCGCGGCGATGCCGACGCCGTCTACCGATTCTGTGCCGCCATCGTGGACGCCACTTCGGACCTGGTGTGCGCGTACAAGCCGCAGATCGCCCACTTCGCCGCCCTGCGTGCGGAAGAGGCCCTGGAACGCCTGATCGCGCACGTCCACGAGCGCCATCCCCGCGTCCCGGTGATCCTCGACGCCAAGCGGGGCGACATCGGCAGCACGGCGCAGCACTACGTCACTGAAGCCTTCGAGCGCTACGGCGCGGATGCGGTGACGCTCAACCCCTATCTCGGCCGCGACTCGATCCAGCCGTTCCTGGATCGCGCCGACAAGGGCGTGATCTTGCTGTGCCACACCTCGAACCCCGGCGCTTCCGATCTGCAGGATCTCGACGTCGGCGGCCGCCCGCTGTACCAGCGCGTGGCCGAGATGGTCGCGCGCGACTGGAACGTGCACGGCAACTGCGCTCTGGTCACTGGCGCCACCTGGCCGGAGCAGCTGGCCGAAGTGCGCTCGCTGGTCGGCGACATGCCATTGCTGGTGCCGGGGATCGGCGCACAGGGCGGCGACGTGGCGGCCGTGGTGCAGCATGGCCGCACGCTGGCGGGTACCGGCCTGATGATCAGCTCGTCGCGCGCCATCCTTTATGCCGGTGACGGCGAGGATTTCGCCGAGAAGGCTCGCGAGGCCACGCAGGCGTTGCGCGACTCCATCAATCTGTATCGCTGAGCGCTTTCCCGGCGCCCGTTCGCGCGGCATAGTCGGGCGACTCCGCCTGCCCAGGAGCCGTGCATGCCGCGTTCCCATCTTGCCGATCCGAGCCGCCGCCGCTGGCTGCGCACTGCCAGCGTCGCGCTGGGCGCGGTCGCGACGGCACCACTCTCTTTCGCCGCGCCGAAGGCATCGCCATCGCGCACGCGGCTGATCCTGCTCGGCACCGCCGGCGGCCCGACGCCAAAGCCCGATCGCGCGGCGCCGGCAAACGCAGTGGTCGTGGACGGCGTGGTGTACGTCGTCGACTGCGGCAACGGGGTGGCCCGGCAGATGGTCAAGGCGGGGCTCGATCTGGGCGCCATCCGGCACGTCTTCCTCACCCACCAGCATTCCGATCACAACGCTGACTACGGCAACCTGCTGTGGCTGGCCTGGGCGGCGCGCCTGCATACCCGCGTAGATACCTGGGGCCCGCCGCCATTGGTCGCGATGACACGCGATTTCCTGCACATGAACGAGGCCGACATCCGCACCCGCATCGTCGATGAAGGCCGGCCGCCGCTCGCCCCGCTGATCGTGCCGCACGAATTGACCAAGCCTGGCGTGGTCATGCGCGACGAACGCGTCAAAGTCACTGCCGCGCTGGTCGCCCATCCGCCGGTCGCGCCGGCCTTTGCCTACCGCTTCGACACATCCGACCGTTCGATCGTGTTCTCCGGCGATACGCGTCCCACCTCCGCGCTGGTGGACCTGGCTCGCGGCGCCGACGTACTGGTGCATGAGGTGATGTACGAACCGGCGCTGGCGAAACTCATCGCCACCGAGCCGAACGCCGGGCGCCTGCGCGAACACCTGCTGGCCAGCCACACCACCACCGAGCAGGTCGGCCGGATCGCCACCGAAGCAGGCGTAAAGACATTGGTGCTGACGCACTTCGTGCCGGGCGGCGACGCGTCGCTGACGGACGAGGTCTGGCGCGGCGCGGTGGCGCCGCACTTCAACGGGCAGCTGGTGATCGGACGGGACCTGCTGGAGCTGTAGGCCGCATCAATCGGCGGCAATCGCCATGGACCCCAGCGCCGGCGCCGGACGCTGCAGCCGCGCGCGGAGCCAGCGCTCGCTGGGCGACGAAACGTAGCGCTCCACCATGGCCCCCAGCGCCCAGCACAGCGCGAGCACCGGCAGGTACCACAGCCAGCCGCGCGCCATGTCGCCACCGGCGGCGCGGAACAGCCGCACGGCGCCGTATACGACGAACATGTGCGTCAGGTAGATCTCGTAGCTGAGCTGTCCCCAGCGGCGCAGCCAACCGAAGCCCGGCAGCGGGTGGCGCAGGCCGGCCCGCTCGGCCTGGTCACAGGCCACCAGCGCGCACAGCGCCGCGAAGGTGAGCAGCAGCATCACGCCGTCCTGCAACCATCGCCACCACCACGGCATGGCGATGAACACGGCGAAAAGGCCGACGACACCCAGGCAGGCCAGCGCTCGCCGCGCCCAGCGCGGCGCCAGCCAGTGCGCCGATGCCAGCGCACCGAGCACGCCCATGGCGATCGCCGCCATGCCAGGCAGGTACGCCTTCTCCTTCCAGATCTCGCTGCCGCCATCCAGCGAGGACAACCACCATGGCAAGGCCATGGCGAACAGCAACAGCAGCGGCGCGAGCACGGCCTCGCGGCGCAACAGCAGGCAAGCCAGCGGAAAGCCCAGGTAGAACACTTCCTCGATGGACAGCGACCACAGCACGTCCCAGTTGCCCGGCAGGTAGCCGGTCTGCCCTTCGTACCAATTGAGGTGCAGGCCGAGCGCCGCGACGATCGCGCGCGGCAGCGACTGCCCTTCCCGGCCGATGACGTAGTCCGCCGCGCCGAGCAGGTGCAACACGCTCAGCACGCCCACCAGCGCCAGCAGGCAAGGCACGATGCGCGCGAAGCGCCGCGCGTAGAAATCGCGCACATCGATGCGCCCGAGCCCGCCCCAGCGCCGGATGGCATGGCTCGCGATCAGGAAGCCGGAGATCACGAAGAACACGAACACCGCTTCGTAACCATTGAAATTGAGCGCGCTCAGCAGGCGCGCCGGCAGCACCTCGGCCAGCGCGGTTTTCTTCAGCGGAATGCGCAGCCCGATGT
It contains:
- the ettA gene encoding energy-dependent translational throttle protein EttA codes for the protein MSSQYIYTMNGVSKIVPPKRQIIKDISLSFFPGAKIGLLGLNGAGKSTVLRIMAGVDTDFQGEARPQPGIKVGYLAQEPELDPEKTVREAVEEGVSVVLDAQKRLEEVYAAYAEEGADFDKLAKEQEQLESILAVNDAHALERQLEVAADALRLPPWDAKIGPLSGGEKRRVALCRLLLSKPDMLLLDEPTNHLDAESVDWLEQFLQSYPGTVVAVTHDRYFLDNAAEWILELDRGRGIPWKGNYTEWLEQKDARLKQEAQQEKSRQKAIEKELEWVRSAAKGRQSKGKARLNRFEELNSVEYQRRNETNEIFIPPGERLGQEVIEFKNVTKSFGDRVLIEDLSFKIPPGAIVGVIGPNGAGKSTFMKMIMGKEQPDSGEVKLGHTVKLAYVDQSRDALDAKNNVWQEVSGGSDILTIGNFEIQSRAYIGRFNFKGTDQQKIVGNLSGGERGRLHMAKTLLQGGNVLLLDEPSNDLDVETLRALEDALLEFPGCAVVISHDRWFLDRIATHIIAFEGNSHVEFFPGNYNEYEADKKRRLGDEAAKPHRVKYKKLA
- the glyA gene encoding serine hydroxymethyltransferase — encoded protein: MFAKNETIAGFDDELAKAMADEARRQEDHVELIASENYASPRVLEAQGSVLTNKYAEGYPGKRYYGGCEYVDVAERLAIDRLKELFGATYANVQPHSGSQANQAVYFALLNPGDTILGMSLAHGGHLTHGAKVNLSGKILNAVQYGVNDQGLIDYDEVERLALEHKPKMIVAGFSAYSQVMDWARFRAIADKVGAYLFVDMAHVAGLIAAGVYPSPLPHAHVVTSTTHKTLRGPRGGIILAKDAGEEIEKKLQSIVFPGIQGGPLMHVIAAKAVAFKEALDPSFKTYQQQVVKNAQAMAKTFIERGYKIVSGGTENHLMLVDLIGREVTGKDAEEALGKAHITVNKNAVPNDPRKPFVTSGLRIGTPAVTTRGYQEADVVELAGWICDVLDAPNDEAVIARVRDQVTAQCRKFPVYG
- the nrdR gene encoding transcriptional regulator NrdR, producing MHCPFCQHEDTRVIDSRLADDGTTVRRRRECPQCGERFNTFETAELKLPAIVKSGERRESFDERKLRVSFERALQKRPVASDAVDVAVRTIVNDLRKSGEREIPSRQVGELVMRELKKLDQVAYVRFASVYRKFEDVQAFREEIEKLERDLPGLENLQLSLLGEGGARRKK
- the ribD gene encoding bifunctional diaminohydroxyphosphoribosylaminopyrimidine deaminase/5-amino-6-(5-phosphoribosylamino)uracil reductase RibD, yielding MARALRLAERGLFTTQPNPRVGCVIAHGEEVVGEGFHPRAGEPHAEVFALRAAGERARGATAYVTLEPCAHHGRTPPCADALIAAGIARVVIAAEDPFPQVDGRGIGKLRAAGIAVDTGLMREAARTLNVGFFSRIERGRPWVRVKLAMSLDGRTALANGESKWITGEAARADVQRWRARSSAILTGSGTVLADDPRLTVRLPANEAFAPPLRVVLDRALRTPAGSHVLDGSVPTLLLHAAGAVVPTHLERVQRAALDVSDGRLDLRQALALLAERGCNELHVEAGPTLCGALLAAGLADELLLYVAPLLLGDAARPLLHLPLLQDMGARWNLRTVDQRMLGSDLRLLLRPDRG
- the pyrF gene encoding orotidine-5'-phosphate decarboxylase, encoding MHFMQSLQAAWQRNHSLVCVGLDPEPAKFPAHLRGDADAVYRFCAAIVDATSDLVCAYKPQIAHFAALRAEEALERLIAHVHERHPRVPVILDAKRGDIGSTAQHYVTEAFERYGADAVTLNPYLGRDSIQPFLDRADKGVILLCHTSNPGASDLQDLDVGGRPLYQRVAEMVARDWNVHGNCALVTGATWPEQLAEVRSLVGDMPLLVPGIGAQGGDVAAVVQHGRTLAGTGLMISSSRAILYAGDGEDFAEKAREATQALRDSINLYR
- a CDS encoding phytanoyl-CoA dioxygenase family protein gives rise to the protein MLTAAEREQFRTQGYVICDALGADDVARYVTGVERARAERGERGRMMNLQFLQPGKDVRAIQDVICQPSLRAIAADLLGEDIVIDGASLFYADAGVDYRQGWHRDLMQVPDEQIDPRWFSDDYRYNYVQVNIPLTPDPCLWIVPGSHRRPYDEAERRIFGADPRIAPVDAQPELANGVQLVLRPGQAVFYNNYAVHRGYAGVLAERRITIHLGFHSARHAPTCHFGVLDHREYTPGYLATLAPDVRAALEIHIAERARHPEVDQYHAWHQQFINKEFEIR
- a CDS encoding MBL fold metallo-hydrolase, translated to MPRSHLADPSRRRWLRTASVALGAVATAPLSFAAPKASPSRTRLILLGTAGGPTPKPDRAAPANAVVVDGVVYVVDCGNGVARQMVKAGLDLGAIRHVFLTHQHSDHNADYGNLLWLAWAARLHTRVDTWGPPPLVAMTRDFLHMNEADIRTRIVDEGRPPLAPLIVPHELTKPGVVMRDERVKVTAALVAHPPVAPAFAYRFDTSDRSIVFSGDTRPTSALVDLARGADVLVHEVMYEPALAKLIATEPNAGRLREHLLASHTTTEQVGRIATEAGVKTLVLTHFVPGGDASLTDEVWRGAVAPHFNGQLVIGRDLLEL
- a CDS encoding DUF817 domain-containing protein; amino-acid sequence: MDLLISTAPVPPPRGLWRLDAWAGGWAAGHGAWARALHEFVCFGLKQAWACLFGACMLALLLLTWAFYPGDAWLARYDFLTLAALALQCLLVGLRLETREEAVVILVFHLTGTAMEVFKTAMGSWEYPEASVLRIGGVPLFTGFMYASVGSYIARAWRLFDFRFTRHPSFVATAWLALAIYVNFFAHHFLPDMRWLLFAAVAALFGCTWIFFRIRHEHRRMPLLLGFVLVALFIWLAENVGTFAAAWRYPAQRAGWSVVPLSKLGSWLLLMIISYVLVSATKRAGRPGAR
- a CDS encoding acyltransferase, whose amino-acid sequence is MPSSKPSPPERNPGIDLLRGIAILLVVLHHIGLRIPLKKTALAEVLPARLLSALNFNGYEAVFVFFVISGFLIASHAIRRWGGLGRIDVRDFYARRFARIVPCLLALVGVLSVLHLLGAADYVIGREGQSLPRAIVAALGLHLNWYEGQTGYLPGNWDVLWSLSIEEVFYLGFPLACLLLRREAVLAPLLLLFAMALPWWLSSLDGGSEIWKEKAYLPGMAAIAMGVLGALASAHWLAPRWARRALACLGVVGLFAVFIAMPWWWRWLQDGVMLLLTFAALCALVACDQAERAGLRHPLPGFGWLRRWGQLSYEIYLTHMFVVYGAVRLFRAAGGDMARGWLWYLPVLALCWALGAMVERYVSSPSERWLRARLQRPAPALGSMAIAAD